One window of the Bacillus oleivorans genome contains the following:
- the gerD gene encoding spore germination lipoprotein GerD, which translates to MKKIWGITFISCLFLLTSCGGQGANTGQMDYEETKRMMVDILKSDEGKKAFEEIMTDEEMQTQLVMDQKIVSQAIEENLTSDKGMDFWKKAFADPKFAEAVAKSMQKENENLLKDLMKDPEYRDMMIEVLKDPELAKATGDLLKSQEFRQHLQTVVIDTFESPLFKAKLQDVLLKAAEEMGDGQQQQGGEEGGGQAAGGGGGGGGDGGGGGGGA; encoded by the coding sequence ATGAAGAAAATATGGGGTATTACTTTTATTAGCTGTCTTTTTTTATTAACGAGCTGTGGCGGACAAGGTGCCAACACTGGTCAAATGGATTATGAAGAGACGAAAAGAATGATGGTCGATATTCTTAAATCGGATGAAGGTAAAAAAGCCTTTGAGGAAATTATGACAGATGAAGAAATGCAGACTCAGCTTGTTATGGATCAAAAAATTGTTTCACAAGCTATAGAAGAGAATTTAACCTCAGATAAAGGAATGGATTTTTGGAAAAAAGCCTTTGCAGATCCAAAATTTGCAGAGGCAGTAGCTAAATCGATGCAAAAGGAAAATGAAAATCTTTTAAAGGATTTAATGAAGGATCCCGAGTACAGGGATATGATGATTGAAGTATTAAAGGATCCCGAGCTTGCCAAAGCAACTGGAGATTTATTAAAAAGCCAGGAATTCAGACAACACCTGCAAACCGTTGTCATCGATACCTTTGAAAGTCCTCTATTTAAAGCCAAACTGCAAGACGTTTTATTAAAAGCGGCTGAAGAAATGGGAGACGGTCAGCAACAGCAAGGCGGCGAAGAGGGTGGCGGCCAGGCTGCTGGCGGTGGCGGTGGCGGAGGAGGCGATGGCGGAGGAGGCGGTGGCGGAGCATAA